From one Leptolyngbyaceae cyanobacterium genomic stretch:
- the gltX gene encoding glutamate--tRNA ligase: MTVRVRIAPSPTGNLHIGTARTALFNWLFARHQGGTFILRIEDTDVERSRPEYTENILAGLTWLGLNWDEGPFFQTKRLDLYRQAVQTMLDKGLAYRCYTSEAELEEMRAAQKARKEAPRYSNRHRNLTPEEQAAFEAEGRRPVIRFKIDDDREISWHDMVRGKMTWKGSDLGGDMVIARASETEPFGQPLYNLAVVVDDIDMAITHVIRGEDHIANTAKQILLYEALGGKPPEFAHTPLILDKEGRKLSKRRGVTSIFDFKKLGYTAEAIVNYMTLLGWSPPDSTKEIFTLQEAAQEFGFDRVNKAGAKFDWDKLNWLNSQYLHHLPVSQLCDLLIPYWQEAGYQFDATSDRTWLEQITALIGPSLVRLPVSSKDLKDSQWAEQITNLKTVEPSGPSLVPEPDAVVMTRYLFVPALQFTEEGKAQLQQEGAKTALEAILTALDSHQPLTETGCQEIIKLVTKAQNVKKGLVMRSLRAALTGDVHGPDLIQSWLILHQRGWDRLRLQDAIGS, encoded by the coding sequence GTGACTGTAAGAGTTCGGATTGCCCCAAGTCCTACTGGAAATTTACACATTGGTACGGCTAGAACAGCGTTATTTAATTGGCTGTTTGCCCGTCATCAAGGTGGAACGTTTATCCTGCGAATTGAGGACACAGATGTAGAGCGCTCCCGTCCGGAATATACGGAGAACATCTTAGCGGGTCTGACTTGGTTGGGCTTAAACTGGGATGAAGGGCCATTTTTCCAAACAAAACGTTTAGATTTGTATCGCCAAGCGGTGCAAACCATGCTGGATAAGGGTTTGGCTTATCGTTGCTATACGTCGGAAGCTGAATTGGAAGAAATGCGGGCGGCGCAGAAAGCACGGAAGGAAGCACCCCGCTACAGTAATCGACATCGCAATTTGACGCCGGAGGAACAAGCGGCTTTTGAAGCCGAAGGACGACGCCCGGTGATTCGCTTCAAAATTGATGATGACCGGGAGATTTCTTGGCACGATATGGTGCGGGGAAAGATGACTTGGAAGGGAAGCGATTTGGGCGGTGATATGGTGATTGCCCGTGCTTCGGAAACGGAACCTTTTGGTCAGCCGCTTTATAATTTGGCGGTGGTGGTGGATGACATTGATATGGCAATTACTCATGTGATCCGGGGTGAAGACCATATCGCGAATACGGCTAAACAGATTTTGCTGTATGAAGCTTTGGGTGGAAAACCGCCTGAGTTTGCCCATACTCCGTTGATTTTGGATAAGGAAGGGCGCAAGTTGTCGAAGCGCCGGGGTGTTACTTCGATTTTTGACTTTAAGAAGTTGGGTTACACTGCGGAAGCGATCGTCAATTACATGACTCTACTTGGTTGGTCGCCACCAGACTCGACTAAGGAGATTTTTACTTTACAGGAAGCTGCCCAAGAGTTTGGTTTCGATCGCGTTAATAAAGCTGGGGCAAAGTTTGATTGGGATAAGCTGAATTGGCTGAATTCTCAATATCTGCACCATTTGCCAGTTTCGCAGCTTTGCGATCTGCTGATTCCCTATTGGCAGGAAGCGGGATATCAATTTGATGCTACGAGCGATCGCACTTGGTTGGAACAAATTACCGCTTTGATCGGCCCAAGTTTGGTGCGTTTGCCAGTGAGTTCAAAGGATTTAAAAGATTCCCAATGGGCAGAACAAATTACCAACTTGAAGACGGTGGAACCGAGTGGCCCCAGCCTAGTGCCAGAACCAGATGCGGTGGTGATGACGCGGTATTTGTTCGTTCCGGCGCTGCAATTTACCGAAGAAGGAAAAGCTCAATTACAGCAGGAAGGCGCTAAAACAGCATTAGAAGCTATACTGACGGCGCTGGATAGTCATCAACCCCTGACAGAGACGGGTTGCCAAGAGATTATCAAGCTGGTAACCAAAGCACAAAACGTGAAGAAAGGGCTAGTGATGCGAAGCCTGCGGGCAGCTTTAACTGGCGACGTACATGGCCCCGATTTGATTCAATCTTGGCTGATCCTGCATCAGCGTGGTTGGGATCGACTTCGCTTGCAGGATGCGATCGGTAGTTAA
- a CDS encoding TVP38/TMEM64 family protein, giving the protein MVEESSGKKKYLWVKVAIGIAAFIVADLIILKFTPVGTWLKPENLSALKQEVGIFAPLGYIVIYFLATLLAVPGTILTLTAGALFGVFWGTLWTAIGATLGATGAFLVGRFIAGEWAKKQFEKGDRLRQLSEGIEQDGFWFALSIRLAPIFPFNAVNYLLGLTPIPLPAYVLATAIGILPGTFAYTWLGEGGLAAATGRPPWQLVGALAMLAVLSTLPIVLKRLKSHKKSD; this is encoded by the coding sequence GTGGTAGAAGAATCGAGCGGAAAGAAAAAATATCTGTGGGTAAAAGTGGCGATCGGGATAGCAGCTTTTATTGTTGCTGACTTGATTATCCTTAAATTTACGCCAGTCGGTACTTGGTTAAAGCCAGAAAATCTCTCAGCGCTCAAACAAGAAGTGGGGATTTTCGCGCCTTTAGGCTATATCGTTATTTACTTTTTGGCAACTTTATTAGCAGTTCCGGGTACGATTTTAACTTTGACGGCAGGGGCACTGTTTGGTGTTTTTTGGGGTACTTTGTGGACGGCGATCGGGGCGACGCTAGGGGCGACGGGTGCTTTTTTGGTAGGGCGATTTATTGCGGGTGAATGGGCGAAAAAGCAGTTTGAAAAAGGCGATCGCTTGCGTCAATTGAGTGAAGGTATCGAACAAGATGGTTTTTGGTTTGCTTTATCGATTCGATTAGCGCCGATTTTTCCTTTTAATGCGGTTAATTATTTGTTGGGGTTGACGCCAATTCCTTTACCTGCTTACGTTTTGGCAACTGCGATCGGCATTTTACCGGGAACTTTTGCTTATACCTGGTTAGGAGAAGGTGGATTGGCAGCCGCTACGGGGCGTCCGCCTTGGCAACTGGTGGGCGCATTGGCAATGTTAGCTGTATTGTCTACTTTGCCAATAGTTCTCAAACGTTTGAAAAGTCATAAAAAATCCGATTAA
- a CDS encoding cellulase family glycosylhydrolase, with the protein MESNENISDTLENRFDRLTRGINLAHWFSQNSYIDPNYVTDKDWQTISSLGFKHVRLTIDPDILFDETNPTNLNEKYLGYIDDALDALETRDLSAIINIHAKGEFNQRLAKDDGFVNSFVHFWKSFAAHLNHRSAEQVFLESLNEPAFGFHLQDSPDVDPIQRWNEVQTKLLVAIREAAPNHTLIAKAFDWEGVDGLKTLTPVEDPNVVYNFHFYEPMPFTHQGANWINDEFTDLYDLPYPYNQQKCEEVIPRILDEKAKTIAESYCHEKWDAAKLEARIAKAATWAKENNVLLTANEFGVYRSFVAREDRLNWIRDVRVLLEKYDIGWAMWEYSSGFGLAKDENGDGVRVVYDDMADALGMSRRKIPEPSAIAGFALLTLVGITRRWK; encoded by the coding sequence ATGGAAAGCAACGAAAACATTAGCGATACCCTGGAAAATCGCTTCGATCGCCTAACTAGGGGAATCAATCTCGCTCACTGGTTTTCACAAAACTCTTATATCGATCCAAACTACGTTACTGACAAGGATTGGCAAACTATTAGCAGCTTGGGATTTAAGCACGTTCGTTTAACTATTGACCCTGATATTTTATTTGATGAAACCAACCCAACTAACCTCAATGAAAAGTATTTGGGTTATATAGACGATGCGTTGGATGCGCTAGAGACACGCGATTTATCTGCAATTATCAATATTCATGCCAAAGGAGAATTCAATCAACGTTTGGCTAAAGATGATGGGTTTGTAAATTCTTTTGTCCATTTCTGGAAAAGTTTCGCAGCACATTTAAATCACCGTAGCGCAGAACAAGTTTTTCTAGAGAGTCTCAACGAACCAGCTTTCGGTTTTCACCTCCAAGATAGTCCGGATGTCGATCCGATCCAACGCTGGAATGAAGTTCAGACAAAACTGTTAGTTGCGATCCGGGAAGCAGCACCAAATCATACTTTAATTGCTAAAGCATTCGACTGGGAGGGTGTTGATGGGTTGAAGACGCTAACGCCTGTGGAAGATCCGAATGTTGTTTACAATTTTCATTTCTACGAACCAATGCCTTTCACCCATCAGGGTGCTAATTGGATTAATGACGAATTTACTGATTTGTACGATTTACCCTATCCTTACAATCAACAAAAGTGTGAAGAAGTTATCCCAAGGATTCTTGATGAAAAAGCTAAAACTATAGCCGAGTCTTATTGCCATGAAAAATGGGATGCTGCCAAACTAGAGGCCCGAATTGCAAAAGCTGCTACTTGGGCGAAAGAGAACAACGTGCTACTAACTGCTAATGAGTTTGGTGTTTACCGTAGTTTTGTCGCTCGTGAAGACCGTCTGAACTGGATTAGGGATGTGCGCGTGCTATTAGAAAAATACGATATCGGATGGGCTATGTGGGAATACTCAAGCGGCTTTGGTTTGGCAAAAGATGAAAATGGAGATGGGGTTCGCGTCGTTTATGACGATATGGCTGATGCGTTGGGAATGTCTCGTCGAAAGATTCCCGAACCTTCTGCCATTGCTGGTTTTGCCTTATTAACGCTGGTGGGAATAACCCGGCGGTGGAAGTGA